From the genome of bacterium:
TCCAGATTTCGCCGCCTTCGTGCTTGGCCTCCAGTCGAATCTGACCCATCTCTGGCTTGCCTGCGGCGACCCGATCTTCCGGATTCTCGATTCCGTGATCCACTGAGTTTCGGATCAGATGAACCAACGGATCAGCGATAGCTTCGACGACGGTCTTGTCGATCTCCGTCTCCTCGCCGATCAGTGCAAGCTCCACCTGCTTTTCCTGTTTGCGTGCGAGATCACGCACGAGCCTAAGCATTTTGCGGAACGTTCCGGAGATCGGAACCATCCGAACGCTCATGGCCACATCCTGAATCGAACGTGTGATCCGATTCAGCTGCAGACTCGCCTTCTGGAAGTCCTCGAAGTGATGGCCTTCGAGATCGGGGTTGTGGGTCACCATGGTCTCGGCCAGGATCAACTCTCCCACCAGATCCATCAGAGTGTCGAGTTTCTCCAGGTCGACCCTGATGTTCCCGGCCGAAGGTTGCCGCTTCTTCTCGTCCTTGTTCTTCACAACGGCAGTGCTGGGAACATCCGGAACCGTTTCGCGTGGCGTGGTTGAAGCTGATTCAGCGTTCGGAGCGGACGCCTCGGATGCCTCTTTCGTCTCACCGGCGTTCTCGGCTTTTTCGCCCGCCCGGAGCGCTTCGGTCGCACTACGTAGATGGTCGATCTGTTCCAGGAGTTCTGTGACGACTGTTGGAGTAGGCGCCTCGCCCGATTCTCGGGACGCGTCGAGAAGGGTCTCCATTCCGTGCGCCATACCCTCCATCTCCGAGTATCCGAAGAAGCCACAGTTGCCCTTCAAGCTATGAAGGGATCGAAAAGCAACCGCTACGAGCTCGACCTCGTCGGGTTCGTGTTCCAGCCGAAGGAGGGCGGATTCAGCCGCCTCGAGCTGCTCGAGGGCATCGCTCACGAAGCTCCCCACAAGGTCGTCGGTAATCGCAGCCGACTCGTCGATCGGAGCTTCCGCAACCGCCTCGACGGCGGTTGGAACCGAATCCGAGGCCACTTCTGGCGCGGCAAGCTCCGGCGAACTGGTTGCAGCCTCGACAGCTGGAAGTTCCAGATCGGGTGATCCGATCGACGGACCCGCGGAACCCTCCATTTCCCCCCGGATCTCCTCGACGAGTGCCTGCGCTTCGTCCTCCCGACCCGCATCGTGGAATTCAGATTCGATCTGATCGAGCAGCTCGAGAATGAAATCCATGGCTTTACACAATACGGTGATGTGCCGCGGTGCGAGCTGGGCCGTGCCCTTCCTGAAGGTATCGAGGAGTGATTCGGCCTGGTGGGTGACTGCAACGAGATTGTT
Proteins encoded in this window:
- a CDS encoding chemotaxis protein CheA; the protein is MADTLDENQELCIDFVVESREMIGDVEPVLVELETESESSGETDISRIDAIFRAFHSMKGSGGFLDLNNLVAVTHQAESLLDTFRKGTAQLAPRHITVLCKAMDFILELLDQIESEFHDAGREDEAQALVEEIRGEMEGSAGPSIGSPDLELPAVEAATSSPELAAPEVASDSVPTAVEAVAEAPIDESAAITDDLVGSFVSDALEQLEAAESALLRLEHEPDEVELVAVAFRSLHSLKGNCGFFGYSEMEGMAHGMETLLDASRESGEAPTPTVVTELLEQIDHLRSATEALRAGEKAENAGETKEASEASAPNAESASTTPRETVPDVPSTAVVKNKDEKKRQPSAGNIRVDLEKLDTLMDLVGELILAETMVTHNPDLEGHHFEDFQKASLQLNRITRSIQDVAMSVRMVPISGTFRKMLRLVRDLARKQEKQVELALIGEETEIDKTVVEAIADPLVHLIRNSVDHGIENPEDRVAAGKPEMGQIRLEAKHEGGEIWITIEDDGKGLNRNAILEKAQGKGLIDSARGDLSDAEIYRFIFAPGFSTAAQVTDVSGRGVGMDVVRRNIDELGGRVDIDSRPGEGSTITIRLPLTLAIVEGMLVRVGESVYTIPLLAIRESVTVEPGDVTQLSDGQEMVSIRGDLLPILRIQELHGVLGAETELGKGILVVIEEHGNSFAVFVDGLVGQRQTVIKALPKYLGSVRGVSGCSILSNGDISLILDAKAIQAEWATGVDS